The DNA segment CAACCACATTGGACAAATCCATTTTATCAACCATGGATTGTATATCACGTTCAAACTTCTGTTTCATTAGCACCATCTCTGATTCTACCGCACTTAAAGACACCTGAGCCTTGTCTCTTTCATCCATCAGatctttcttttccttcaagAGATGAAGaaatttttcatatgcattattCTGGACCTCTTCTACCTCGACAATGACAGATGTCACGTCCATGGATTCTCTATCCTGACAAACCAAGTCACGTGAGAGGGATGGTTCATCAAAAAACTTATCATAGGATGACAATAAGTTAAGAAACTTGTTTCGCAGAAAGTCAACAGTATTTTGCAGCTTTTCCTTCACAAGGTTCAATTCATCAAACTCAGTTTTGATCATTCTCAACTCATCCTGCAAAGAAGAGTTATTGTTTCTAAGATTATCATTTTCCAGAGTTCCTTCCTTCAATAAATTAGCCAACTCTGTTTTCTCCATGACACAGGCATCAAATTTGCTCTTGTAACTTTGGTACTCCATCAAGTGGCACTCCAGTTCAGTTATCTTCTCATAGAGAAGATGATTTTCATGGGTAACAGTTTCCACATTTGCTTCCAAAGCTTGTTTCTCCAAAGCCAAGTCATTATACTTGGCAATGCAAGTAGCCTTGTACTCATTAAGGGAATGAGCATCATCCGTAGCTGTCTGCAGCCTTTGCATCAATAACTCCTTGGACTCAACAGAAAGTTCCCATTTCCATGTAAGCTCATCCATTTTCTCTTTCATTGTTTTCATTTCATCACTTGCTTCAACCAAAGTATCTTGTAGAGTGTTTGAAAACACATCCAAGTATACATTCTGGTAATGCATTTCACAAACTTCTTCTTCAACCTTCTGATAAAGGGTTTCCTGCAAATGGAGGGATCTTTTCAAGTCTTCTAAAAGAATATCTCCACCCATATGTTGTTTTTTCACCCCTACATACTGATTTTGAGAATGCAAGGGCTTGGTGGGTTGGAATTCTTCTGAATCCAGCCCATGGTTCCGCACCATCTCTGAGTATCCTCGAGAGTTTGTCTGTGAAGAATCTACAAAAGCTTGCCTGATAAGATTCTCATTTGTCTCAAACACAGACATAACCTGAGAAGAAAGCAGCTCAAGATCCTTTTGCAACTGGCCCACCGCAATTGAATAATTAAGGCGTGCCCTTTTCAGTGCCGCTTCTGCAATAATAGCCCTTCTTTCTAGTTCCTTGCTTAGAGATTCCAAATCTTGTTTTTCTTCAGCAAATCTCAAGACTTGTTCATTCATATTTTGGCGCATAGCCTCCATCTCAGCGTTCGCAGATTGCACCCTATACAAGCAATTAGAATGCTCATTTCTGAGACTCTGTAATTCTCCCATCATCTGTCTTTGGTTTTCCTCAAGCTCCTGAACAAGAGCTTCATAGTAGCACTCCATCTGGTCCATTTTCTTTGCAAGGCTTTCCCGCTCAGCTTTTGATTCATCCAACTCTCTCAGAAGTTCAAAGATTTTGCCTTTCATTGCATTAGAAGTACTCATAGAATCAGGTTCATGTGACACAAGACCAGGCACAGTATTACAAGGTACCATGCCTGGTTCTGGTTGACAAAGTTCTGCATCAAAACTAGTTGCCGGTATAAAAGAATTAGTTAAACTCATTTCTCTGGTACTCTTCATGTTGCATCTGTCGGATGGTACTGACCTAAGaataaaaatttctttttgaGTTCCCTGTTTAAGATCTTGCAGGATGCCAACCAATGCCTCCAAGTCTGCTTGAAGGAACCTTTGGTCTCTTTCATGGTTATTCAGACATGCCTTGTTTTGAAGTTCCCTTATCTTTTCTTCCATAACTAAAAGCCCCTTTGAGAATATGACCTCTAAGTCTTGAAGTAAGTGATCCTGGTCTTTCTTAATGGCTTCTTTGCTGGTTAGAGAAGGGCACAGTGTAGAACTCGACATCCGCTCAAGGTCATCTTTCAACCTCGAGCACTCTAATTTTAAAGCAGAAACCTCTTTTTCCAACCTTTCTCCTGAAGAAATCTCCGTGACAAGTTGCTGAGCAAACTTCTCAGTTTCAGCACCTATTTGACTAGCATGATTTTGTAACAAGCTTACTTCCCTCTTAAGTTCCTGAATAGATGACTCTGCCACTTCCAAGCATCCTCTAAGTCTACTATTTTCTTCATAGGCAACGGTTAAGTCATTATCCCCAGAATGGTCTGAACTCCAGCCATGAACCCAATTGTTAGTCCCCTGTGCCAAAAACCGATGATCTGAAGGATCTCCTTTCTCTTGCTGAGGGCTATGACCAAGGCCTGTCAAATCACCAGAGACTGTACTCTTTATGCTGTCAATTTCATGAGTACTGGAAGTATCATGCTTCTCTGCATATAAACTCTCTGATGTATTAGAAGAACCATCAAACCCAACAGCTGAGTCTCCATAGTCTTCATTCAAGCCAACATCTTCTACAAGCAAAGAGTGTTCtttagatttttctttaaatctAACCCTTGGATTGACCTATGTACAGAACAAAAGGTAAAAGATTAGATTATCTCCTAACAACAGAAGACAACAGGAAATCACGTACTGCTCATTCATAAGAAGCTTGCAACAACTGAAGAGCCTACAATATAGATTTTCACATAACTTGAACACCCAAAATTTCGCCCcaaaagaaacagaagaaaaagtatatttaaaaatacattgAGTACTTGTTGCATATTGGTATTGTAGCATGGGACTGCTGAGGATCTTTATCATATGAATATTACTCATTTTCAGACTCATTTAATCATCTCGACTTTTCAATAACATTTTCACACCGACTCACAACACAGCCTCTTTGGTGGTTTCTACAGCAAAGCCATAAAAACCTATGGAAATATTAATGAATTTCTTGGTAACAACAAAACTCAATTTGGCATGATCTCCATGATTAATATTCTTCTGAATTCAACCAGGAAATAGATGCCAACACTTTTCATTAATAAGTGATCTCTGAGAccttaaaataaccattttttcAAGAGTAGAGATTCCTTAATTACAATAAGTGAAGAACAACTATGACCAATCATACATCTCCAACAAAGAATGTGCATTTGTAAGTTTATGTGCAAAAAGCTCAAAAAGAAAGTATGAAACAAGAGCAAAGAACCTTAACTACAATATAGAACACATGTTAATATCTAGGAATCCAAAAGAAATAAAAGACTTAACCTTAACCGTATTACTGTTGACGATATCCTCAGAAACTGATACTTTTCCAGAAGAAGACTGATCAGAACCATTCTGGTCTGACCCAACCTGCAATCCCCTCTCCCTAAGTTCCCGTTGCTGTTCAAACTCCCTGAGACCAAGCATAGTTACAGATAAGCAGTTTGAAATTAGCTGAAGCAATAAGTTTAAATGTTTGCAATAAATACCTGAAACCAGTTTTAGAGGTTAGCAGTTGTACTGTAACCTGTCattgaatataaatattatttaggcacaaaaacaaaataaagtctCTAGTAACAGGAAAAAAACTTCAACAACAATTAGTAAAGAGTTCCACACACATTTTAGAGGAAGCTACACAAAAATATTTTAGCATCTACCCATATGCATGACCCAAGAAATCCAACAAGCAATTAAAAAAATACACCATGAATGTTTTGAAAATTCCAAAAGTCCTTACATGTAATATAGCTCCAGAATCGCAGCCAATAAGTGGCAGAGGAACAACAGAAGGTTTTGAGGCATCAGCATAATCAGCAAGGTTGATCGTAGCCTCGCCAAGAAGGCCAGACCGAGAGGAACCCTGATGCCAAATAGATTAAGGAGAAAGACAGTTAAACTCAGTTGAAATGAGACGGAAAACAAAGAGCTGTTCTGCTGCAATTAGAGGTTCGGAATAAACTGTCTATAGATCTGGGAAATTCGCAATTCACGTTTAGGTCATACTAAGAGTGTCTGTCTTTGTGGTTAAGTTTTGCAATTGGAGTGTAAGGACTACAATCTTACCATTGCCACAACAAGCTTATAGAGTTTCTCATCAAATTGTTTAGTTTTGATGTCTTGGAGAAGCCTCGTGGTCTCATAGATTGGATCAGCCCATTTGCAAGTTCCATTTCTCACATTTGCTTTGGTTGTCTTTGCAGTTGCTTTACCAGAATCAGCAGGAATGAAGGATATATACAGTTTATCCCATCCACTTTGTGGAATCTGAATTTTTCAGAAGATTATACATAGCATGTGGTCATTGCAGCAATCAAGATGAAGGATGCATCAATTTATGCTTTCCAGTGATGAAAGATGGACAATCACAAATAGATTACTGAAATAAAGAGTATGAACTCATGATTAGAAACTGAAGTCTAGTTGATCATCTCTTCACTACTATGGCAAAGAGAAAATGGCTCGACATTGATCCTTGTTGCACCCCTATCATGATTAGAAACTCATCTGTCAATCCACCAAAAGTTCTTACATCCATGACTACACCCTCATACATATTTTGTACATTGAGGAACTCCCTTCTTGTTCAAAACCTACCAAAGAATGGCCCTCAATACTTTACAACAGATTtctttaaatcaataaaaatcatacatAAATCTTGCTTTGACCCTCTAAACCTCTCCATAAGTTGTCGCAATGGGTGAATTGCTTCCATGGTAAAATCTTGTGACCGTCAACATAAAATCTTGTCACATCTTTTGACATGGATCATTATGTGACAATTGCGGGAGCAAAACAATTGACAATCTCATAGATATGATGATACTGAACCCATAGGTGGTTACTTTATACGTTACAGTATGCAATCTGCAGTCAAGCAACAGGTTCTGGAAAAGACTAAACACACTACTGCATAAAAAATTAATCTCTTGAGCAGTTGACCTTCTAAAACTCTTGAGCATCAAACAATCTACACCCATTTTTGTAAACTTCCTGATCTAGTTTTTCCTTGGGAAACGGAATAAATTGTTTTAAGTGCAGAAAAGGTTGGCCTAAAACTCTCTAACTACATACACGAGCCAAAGACTCGAAAGTAATACTTTTGCATTGAAAATACATACTTCCAACAAATGCAAGCAATTTACATGAAATAGTAATCGCATGATAGAGGTAAGATAAAAGATAAAATCACAATCTATGTGAGCATCTTCGAAAATTAATACATTATAACTGAAATTATACAATCAATGCATGTCATTGATGTCTTGATTCACCTTAATAAGCTACATAGTACAATTTGGTTCACATTCATTGTTAAATAATTTCTACCATGCCAATTGATCGACTTATAATATGATCTTGTGTCTAACGAGTTCAATAAGACATTAACTTCAAATGGAAAAGACAATGCCAGAAATTTCCACAAATGCAAAGTGCGACTTACATGTGTAGCATGGAATTGTAACCGAAATACAACTTTTATTTTTGTCTTCTCGATCTTCCACTTAGGGATCCTCGACATTACCAGCAAATCAATTAATCACCAGCTCTATTGACATACCAATCCCCCTCCCCCTTTGATTAAACTGCCCCTGCAACCAAAAAGGaccatcatttccatatagaCAGCTGAGAGCAGTTAAAACTAGTTCAAGTGCAAGTATATCGTGTTTGGAATCCAGAGCCTACTGCAAGGATTAAAACCCCTTGAGGAAGTGTACCTCACCAAGACAGTAACATAATTAGGAGAAAACAATGTAAGAGCAAAcagaaggatttttttttttaacccCCCAACTACATAAAAGGTCCATTCAGACCAAGGTTTATGTTTAGTAAACAGAAACCCAAATTAAACTAAATCCCGAGCTAAAATCTGGAGGGGTTGGGGGAGGGAGACTTAAACTCTGCTTATTTCAATGATCTGATCTACTGAGATTGACTTCACCATTTCTTCAGAAACCAACACAAGATCCAAAAACGTGTAAAGAGGATATTTGAACTAAAAACCAAATTAGAGAAAATCGCTAATCCCGACCATACCTTGTTGAAAGGAaggcaaaattttccaaaaatgcaAAACCCCAGAAGCAAACTTCAAAATGCTGGCTTCAAATTCTCGGATCCAAACCCTTTTTTATTGAGAAATAGAAGACGgtgaatttcaaattttttaagctaaaaagaaagacaaaagaaGCAAAGAAGAGAAAATGGCACTTCACACACTTGAAAAGAAACAAAGATGCAAATGTCCAGCTTCAGAAAGACTGacacaaaaggaaaaagaaatagagtaaaaGAGAATCCAAAACCAAATGCCACacccaaaataagaaaaaagaatagCACCTATAACAAAATCTCAAAATACCactatttttctttcctttaaagaaaacatcaaagaaaaacaaaagaacccAGATTTGTcacagtaaaagaaaaaaaactgacCCGACCCAAGTGAGAAGACGTCAATAAATGCACATggagtaaaaaaaattaacatttaaaatccatttaaacactaaagaaaaacaaaatcaataaaataatggCGTGTAGCAATGAAGTTAGGTACCCAGTAGCGGATCGGTAGGTGCTTAAGCTGGAAGAAATAGCAGATAAATCTTTACAGGGAAGGTTCCATTTTTCATACTAATTACAATGAATAAGAGGAAACTAAAAacccaccaaaaaaaaaatcaaaatttgaaagaGACAGGGAAAGGgttgtgtttttttatttaaaaaaaacaattcttTTGAAATTGATGAGTTGTTTTTGGTGATGTGTGGGTGTTTTGTAAGTTGAAAACTTTTTGTTGGGTGGGATTTTTGGGAGAGAGTGTGTGTGTTGTAGTTGGCGTAAATAAGGAGAAAATGTTGGGTTTTTTTGCAAagcaaataataaaaatgtttaagGTTAAGAAGAGAATTCATTAGGTGAAATGGAGGTTTTATTTACAGGTAAAATAGGAGTTTTCAGATTTCGAAAACAAGGGCTTTGATTTGCATTAGTGTAAGAAAAGCGACATCCCGCCAAAGCTTGTTTGCTAATTATTTATTATGatctaataatcaaattaattagtGCTCAGTGACATAATTAAATAATCTTTAATAAGTATAaagtttttattaatattattagagGGATTAGCAATTGAATAACCAATGAGTGATTGCCATTTAAGATACAGCTGGACCattaataattccattcaatttgaTGCCTTGAATTGAAGTCTCACTATTCTTCCCCCATTGGACCACCTTGAATAATTCAATATGGTTGGGAAtttatatttttccctttttaaatatttgtttttttttatttccttcttATAAGTATTTTGAAACTTTCCCAAATTATAACTTgactttatattaaattttgcatttaagaataataaaaaaatatttaagcttaatttgaataggtggtgcgTTTAGCTTCAGTGATATTAAAAACAACAATGACAATAAAATTGAATATTGTAGTGATGAGATTAAAAACAacgataaaatatatatttggatTCAAATATAGCTACAATTAAGCCAAAAATGAGATAAAAATGCATCTTATAGCCatcttaatcttttaattttacatATGTAGCTTCACACGTTTTGCCTTGTAGCTCAACACTAATTTAGTTTTCCCCtttttttctataaatattaattttatatataaattttgatttaatatacaatttgatacataaagtttgatttagtgtaattatacacatgaaatttaaattgtggtacatgtgtatatatgaaactttgatttttattcaattgtacacatttaaaaaaatgaatacataCACTCATTTTCATACTGgatgaatataattgtttatgtatgtaatatattattttaaagtggtaataatttaataatgttattagtgatttgtgaaaaaataaatctaattaaaatTACATGTTTAAAATCGCACAAAATTGAAGTTCATATATAAcattacacattaaattaaaatctatcaataattttagcatttaattatccctttattttataaaacaaagttaaaaagGTAGAAATCATTAAGGATAGAATCATGTATGGATGACTTTAATACAATAATTTTATCactttttaattatgatttaatcgacaataattaaattttcaagttCTATTTTTTACTCAAAACTTCACTGATGTTTGAGTCAAACTAAATCGACTGGCTAAACCAGTTGAAATAGAAATCGATTGAATCAATTGAatcaaaaattttttattttacttttataatactttaatatttttaattaaaatttatctaataAACAAATCGATAATTTGATCAATTCGATCACTAATCCAATTCTCAACACTATTTCTACTAAAAGTTGCTTCATTTATGAAAATGGATGCTAGCTCCCTTTAGTGCTATAAGGAAAGCCTAGATTTAAGGTAGTCTAGAGGAGAATTTGGAGATAGACTATAATGTCTTATATCTCAAAGCTAAGGCCTAAGAGCATGAATTTATCTACAAAACGGGTCTACTATTTAGAAGTAAACTGAAGAGTGGATTGGGATTTCAATAAAGTCACTTatgtcattttaaattttttattctaacAGTTAAATAATACTTTGAACGAAAAAACCGATTCAATGTTTGCAATTGCATACAAGTCGCAGCCAAAGACTATTGAGTGCATGATTAAGTTGGTTCATGGAGCAagcaatattgcatgaattgtggcATGGAAATTTGTCATTGTGGGGTCATATTCAGTGGCCTTATGCACATGACTTTGTTCTCCTTTAAGGTCCTCAAGATAAATATTCCAATATAAAATGTCAATTAGAGTTTTCATGACATTATGTGGCCCACACGTGATAGACCCTTACAAGCACGTGATAGGCCCCAAGAAGCACGTGCACCCCAAAGTTAAAATCTTCCCCACAAGGAAAAAAGTTGGATTAGCTTGTGATATGATAGTATGTATTACTTTTTAACCTTGTGGGGTTGCCCACATCACATGAACAGACATCTTTGATTACCAACATATGCTATGCTTTTCATGATCTCATCTTCacaatcatatttataattttctttcaCCTTAATTACTTTGACATGAGGTTTTCATCCTCTTTTTaagtcattaaaaattaaaaggtaaCTGCCTTTCACTAATCTATAAAATTAGTagtttaaaaatgaattaatatgtgcTAAATCTTTGGTACAAAAGAATAAATAAGAAATTTGCAAGTATCtacctttctttcttttattgatACGAACAAGAATCCCACCAAAGCAATCCCAAGCTTTGCCTAAAATTCCTTAGTTTAACAAGCTAAAAGGCATTTTCTTTGGCCAAAGCTTACATAATAAAATACAAACAAGGCCCTCAAGACACTGTTTGTCATCCTACTTTTGGTTTTCCGGGAGCATCAGAAACCCTAGCAAAATGGGTTTTCTTAGAAACCCAGGAGAAACAAGAAGCAGGCATtttcatttcatcatcaaaaaCCATTTTGTTATTATCCTCCTCCTCCTCACTCTTTGACGCCTGTTGCTTGtccttcttcttcattttctccTTATGTAAAGATCGCATAACGTAAGCTTCTGCTAAACCAACTCCATACGTTGCCATCGCCAAAAAAAAAGGATTAATACTTGTTGTTTATGGAAGTAGTTAAGGGTTGAGTAGAGGAGAAGCAAGACTTGTTACGATTAGGATCCGAGGAGCTAATTGCTTGGAAATTTATAGGCTGCTGTGTAGTGGTCCATGCAAAATATGGGTTGAATTTGGCTTTGCTTGCTGCCCaagtctttctttcttttttgcatTTTTTCTGGTGTGAGAACCCGGCATTTTTACTTTATAACCCGAcaacagaaaattaaaaaaattgttacttCTACAAAGTATGCGAATACTCTGGATTTAAACCAAATTTGTTCATTTGGATGGCGTCAGCGAATATTTAAGAAACAGTTGAAGTGTGAAGGTGAGAAGAAAGTAGAGAGGTTGGGAAGCGTAAGCAACCATGTGGCACTGTGGTGTTTcgttttaaacattttattggaGACTTGGAGCGTCGAGAGGGGACTTCTCTGCATGGAGTGGACCCACACCCACGTCCCATGCTCTGATTTTCAATGCATTTCGATTCGATTCCATAGCTTTCGAAGACGTATGGTGATATGATGAATATAATAGAATTTCTACAAAT comes from the Gossypium hirsutum isolate 1008001.06 chromosome A06, Gossypium_hirsutum_v2.1, whole genome shotgun sequence genome and includes:
- the LOC107962469 gene encoding protein Daple, coding for MSRIPKWKIEKTKIKVVFRLQFHATHIPQSGWDKLYISFIPADSGKATAKTTKANVRNGTCKWADPIYETTRLLQDIKTKQFDEKLYKLVVAMGSSRSGLLGEATINLADYADASKPSVVPLPLIGCDSGAILHVTVQLLTSKTGFREFEQQRELRERGLQVGSDQNGSDQSSSGKVSVSEDIVNSNTVKVNPRVRFKEKSKEHSLLVEDVGLNEDYGDSAVGFDGSSNTSESLYAEKHDTSSTHEIDSIKSTVSGDLTGLGHSPQQEKGDPSDHRFLAQGTNNWVHGWSSDHSGDNDLTVAYEENSRLRGCLEVAESSIQELKREVSLLQNHASQIGAETEKFAQQLVTEISSGERLEKEVSALKLECSRLKDDLERMSSSTLCPSLTSKEAIKKDQDHLLQDLEVIFSKGLLVMEEKIRELQNKACLNNHERDQRFLQADLEALVGILQDLKQGTQKEIFILRSVPSDRCNMKSTREMSLTNSFIPATSFDAELCQPEPGMVPCNTVPGLVSHEPDSMSTSNAMKGKIFELLRELDESKAERESLAKKMDQMECYYEALVQELEENQRQMMGELQSLRNEHSNCLYRVQSANAEMEAMRQNMNEQVLRFAEEKQDLESLSKELERRAIIAEAALKRARLNYSIAVGQLQKDLELLSSQVMSVFETNENLIRQAFVDSSQTNSRGYSEMVRNHGLDSEEFQPTKPLHSQNQYVGVKKQHMGGDILLEDLKRSLHLQETLYQKVEEEVCEMHYQNVYLDVFSNTLQDTLVEASDEMKTMKEKMDELTWKWELSVESKELLMQRLQTATDDAHSLNEYKATCIAKYNDLALEKQALEANVETVTHENHLLYEKITELECHLMEYQSYKSKFDACVMEKTELANLLKEGTLENDNLRNNNSSLQDELRMIKTEFDELNLVKEKLQNTVDFLRNKFLNLLSSYDKFFDEPSLSRDLVCQDRESMDVTSVIVEVEEVQNNAYEKFLHLLKEKKDLMDERDKAQVSLSAVESEMVLMKQKFERDIQSMVDKMDLSNVVVEKLQLEIEAVTEKLKDSSEVETYAQQQRDLLSDLQHFEAELQELTSKNKEIAEELLVLESVNEDLGSSKLIVAELVEENKTLVQSLQDKSEEAAKLALELNGLKESLHSVHDELQAERSTKINLESMVTDITSQMNEKHHQLLQFDQQNYELAHLKQMLLDLESEKSRVCSLLQQSDECLNNARKESSTITSLESELYEMHELSVAADVSLIFLRTQYETWTTDLVCQLSSSERHLGELQEKHLNFESILNDCLAREAHCIEENRRLSVSLDSLKSELEASMAENKVLLNKNSSAISELQDYKSRIAKIEFAYFEDKHQHALEVERLKHLLGGSQEEIDDLMILKEGLELNVLVLKAKLDEQSTQISLLVGRKDEVLLLQNQCNELSQRLSEQILKTEEFKNLSIHLKELKDKADAESIQAREKRESEAPPIAMQESLRIAFIKEQYETRLQELKHQLAISKKHSEEMLWKLQDAIDEIENRKKSEASYLKKIEELGVKILELEAELQSLVLDKREKMRAYDLMKAELDCSMISLECCKEEKEKLEAFLQECKEEKSRISVELSIVKELLEASTSTMNVQKEKDSKLKDGCFSDELVVNNAQTRDIDLKYLDQDTPKNSKDADDGSDCTSAPTNSQLEQDLVSNDTHEVHSLALVNQCNLPNSDAKHLALINDHFKAQSLRSSMDHLTSELERMKNENLVLSKDAHHFDTKFPGLQQELMQLDKVNEELGSIFPMFNEYSETGNALERVLALELELAEALQTKKSSILFQSSFLKHHNDEEAVFKSFRDINELIKDMLEIKGRYGAVETELKEMHERYSQLSLQFAEVEGERQKLMMTLKNVRALRKGQNLIRSSSASPGDHS